In Paenibacillus protaetiae, the genomic stretch TTACAACGGCGGCGCCCGAACGGGCAAAAGAAAGCATGGAGCAGGAAAAAAGAACGCTGCTGCTGCGGCTGATCGTATCAGCACTGTTGACGCTGCCGCTGCTGGCGACGATGCTGCAGCACTGGTCATGGCCCGGAAGCATCAGCCTCCCGCCGCTGCTGGCTAATCCGTGGCTGCAGCTGCTGCTGGCTACCGTTATCCAATTCGGCATCGGACTGCCGTTTTATTTTGGAGCCTATCACGCGCTGCGGCAGCGGACCGCCAATATGGATGTGCTTGTTGCGATCGGCACATCGGCCGCTTATTTGTACAGCCATTATGTTGTATTCCAGACTGTTGGTTCCGGCACCGCTGCCGCGCAGCATACGCTGCCGCTTTATTTTGAGACGTCAGCCGTTGTCATTACCGCTGTTTTGCTTGGCAAATACATCGAAGCGGCTGCCTCCGAAAAAACACAGCAGGAAGCAACCGGCTTCAGCAAACTCCATGCACGAGAAGTAGAAATTGAAAGAGCGGGCACTATGCGTACCATGCGCATTGATGAAGTCCGTGCAGGCGATTATGCGTTTGTGCGGCCGGGAGAAACAATACCTGTGGACGGCATTATTGTTGTCGGACAGTCGGATGTCGACGAGTCGCTGCTGACCGGCGAAAGTTTGCCGCAGGCGAAACGGCCGGGCGATAGGGTGTTCGCCGGCACATTAAACGGCGGCGGGCGCTTGCGCGTCCGGACGGAAGCAGCCAGCCAGCATACGATGCTGCACCGGATCAGCGAGCTGGTGAAGCAGGCGCAGCGGTCGAAGTCGGCCATTCAGCGCCAGGTGGATGTAGCTGCAGGTTTTTTTGTGCCGATTATGCTGTTTTTTTCCGCTATTACATTTGCGTTATGGATGTTTATTGTAGAACCGGGCAACTGGCAGCGGGCGTTCAGCTGTGCGATTGCCGTTATGCTCGCTGCATGTCCATGCGCGCTTGGGCTCGCAACGCCTATTTCGCTTGTGATCGCATCCGGCGTATTGTCACGCAAAGGCATCGTCGTGAAGGAAGCGGGAGCGCTGGAGCGGTTATCGCGGCTTCATACGCTTGTGCTGGATAAGACCGGGACGCTAACGGAAGGCAAACCTCGCGTTACTGCTATTTATGCCGAGCGCGGCGGCAAAACCGCTGTGCTGCGGGTGGCGGCGGCAGCGGAAGCCGGTTCTGCCCATCCGCTGGCCAAAGCCATTCGCGATGAGGCGGCGGCAGCGGGGCTTGTTGCTCATGCTGCGGATAAAACGGTGTTTACGCCCGGCAAAGGGATTGAGGCGTCATTCGAAGGCAAACCGATTGGCGTTGGCAATGTAAAGCTCGCTGCGGAGAAAGAATGGCGGATTACGCCGCCGGCGCTTGCTTTTGCAAGGAAACGGGAAGAGGAAGGGGAGACTGTGATCTACGTGATGGAAGCGTCCGGCTGCATAGGCGTGATCGCAGTAGCGGACCCGGTGAAACCGTATGCCCGGGATACCGTCCTCAAGCTGAAGGAGATGGGGGTGGAGGTATGGCTTGCGACAGGCGATCACGCTGCCCCGGCTGCGGCTGCGGCAGAAGCGGCGGGCATTGACGGCGTGTATTCCGGCATGCTGCCCGAAGGGAAGCTGGAACTCGTCCGCCGCCTGCAGCATGAAGGCAAACGGGTAGGCATGGCCGGAGACGGCTGGAATGACGCGCCGGCTTTGGCGGCAGCGGATGTAGGCATTGCCATGGGAGACGGGACTGATGCCGCGCTGACGGCCGGCCATATGACGCTGCTGCAGCCCCGGCTGCGGGCCATTCCGGAAGCGCTCCGCATCAGCCGATTAACGATTCGCAACGTGCGGCAAAATTTGACGTTTGCATTTTTTTATAATGCGATTATTATTCCGTTTGCGGCCTGCGGCTTGCTTCAGCCTTGGATGGCCGGCACAGCAATGGCGTTAAGCTCCGTCTCCGTAGCTTTAAACGCGCTGCGGCTTAAAACCGGCCTGCTGAAAGACAGCGGGGCGCTCTAATGCTGCAGCAATGGGCGTTAGTTGTCGTGACGGGACTGCTCAGTGCGCCGCATTGCATTGGCATGTGCGGGGGGATTGTTACATCGGTGAATTTAAACGCCAGCCTTCCGGCCAGGCGGACAACACTGCTGTACAACAGCGGGCGAATTTTCTCGTATACGCTTCTTGGCACCTTGATGGGAACGATTGGATCGTTTGTAGATGTAGCGGGAAAGCTGGCCGGCGTGCAGGGGCTGGCTTCCATTATCGGCGGCGTTTTTTTGCTGTTGTGGATATGGCGCAAAATCCAGCTGCCGTTTATGACCCGCATTTCCGGCAGGCTGCACAGCCGCCTTGCGGCTTCAGGCGGGTTAAGCGCCCGCAAAGAGTCGCTTCATATTCTGGCGACTGGCGTGGCGTTTGGGTTTCTGCCATGCGGGCTGACATACGCGATGCAGATGAATGCAGCTGCCACAGGCACAGCGCTGGGCGGGGCGGCCACGATGGCCTTGTTTGGCCTGGCGACGTTTCCCGCACTTGCGCTTGCGGGATGGATGGCGGTTGCGGCCAATCGCCGCTGGAGACGAGTGATGCGAAAAGCGGGGACGGCAGCTGCAATTATTGTCGGCTTAATATCCATATTAAGAGGCCTGGAAGCGAATGGAGTCATCCCTTCCATCACGCCGTGGTTATGGTGAAGACGGGTTAACGGAACACGGTAAACGGATGAGCCGCTTCCTGCGTCTCTCCGTTGTACGTTATTTTGACATCGGCTGACCATTTGCCGTTCATAACCGGCACGAAGTCAGCTGTATATTCGCCCGGCGCGATTTCTGCCATCGGTACCGGCTTGAGGCGGTGTTTCATCTCGAGCATGTCGATGCTTAAGATCAGCTCCGCATGTTCCAGCGGCCGTCCGTCCAGCCCATGCAGCATAACGGTCATTTGCCCGGTTTGCAGCGCTTTAACCGGCTGGTCTCCGGTGCTGATCTCGGCGCTTATGCCGCCTGCCGACCACTCGGTTGGCGGTGAAGCCGCCGGCGGTTTGGCTTTGAAAATGCCCGTATACATTGCAGCAAAGATGAGCGCTGCAGCAGCAAGAACCGCTGCAGCAGCGTATACCGCTGTTTTTGGCGATCGTTTCACAAGCGTCAATCCTCCCGTTTCCATGGATGCAAACTATTGTTACCTATGCGCGGCGGGCGTCGGCAAGAACTATTAACGAGAGCTCGTGCGGCTAATAAACAGCCGCTGCGGGCGAACAGGCTGCCCGAATTTTGCGGTGGCCATGGGTAGACAACCTGTTCCTGCAGATGATATAGTACAGAGGATATTTTTGTATACAACGCAATCAGGTGCTTTGTCCGCCGCCGTCTTTAAGAAAGATCCGGCAGTCAGAGCTTAAAAGGGAAGTCCGGTGAAAATCCGGCACGGACCCGCCACTGTAAGGAGCCGGCATGCCCATGTTACGCTGCGGTATGCCAGGCAAAGCGCTACACGTCACTGTACACCGGTATGGGAAGACGCGCTGCTGCCGCTCCAAGTCAGGAGACCTGCCTGTTACTGCTTAACATCGTATCCTACGGGAATTGGGGACGTGTTGGAACCGTTCAATTCAGCCCGCCTGTATGTTCAGGCAAGCGTTTAAACGGCATTTCCGGCACTTTTGCCGGCAATGCCGTTTTTATTTTATACATTGAACTAAAGGGAGAGGAAGAAACATAATGAAACAGAAACAAAGGGGCTGGCTGAAGCAGTCGGCAGTTCTGCTGCTCATTGCGATGCTGCTCGTGCTTTCGGCATGCGGCGGAAATCACAACAGCAATAACGGCGCCGCAGCCGGGGAAGCTTCGGCTTCGCCGACGGCGGAATCAAACGCTTCTGCGCAGCCATCAAGCGATCCGGCGCAAACGGCGTACCCGTTAACAGTAAAAGATGCTACCGGCACCGAGCTGACTTTTGACGCGGCGCCGCAAAGGGTCGTTACCTTGCTGCCAAGCGAAACCGAAATTGTATATGCCATCGGTTCGGGCGACGAGGTTGCCGGCGTAGACGCCTACAGCAACTATCCGCCGGAAGCGGCAGACAAGCCGAAAATCGGCGATATGACAACGAACATTGAAGCGGTAGCCGCTTTAAATCCGGACCTCGTGCTGGCCTCTTCGACGATGAATACGGACGCAGTGCAAAAGCTGCGTGATCTTGGCTTGACGGTGTACGCGTCGGACCCGAAGACATACGACGCTGTGATCGACAAAATTAAAGTCATTGGCCAAATTATGAATAAACAAGCCGAAGCGGATCAAATTGCGAAGCATATGCAAGAGGTGAAGCAGCAGGTTGCGGATAAAGTGAAAGGCGCAGCCCCGGTCAAAACGTATTTGGAATTTTCGGAAGGTTATACGGTAGGCAAAGGCGAATTTTTGGACGAGCTGCTAACCATTGCAGGCGGTCAAAATACGGCGGGGGACCAGTCCGGCTGGTTTGAAGTCGACGCCGAAAAAATCATTCAGGAAAATCCGGCCGTAATCGTATATCCTGC encodes the following:
- a CDS encoding FixH family protein, translating into MKRSPKTAVYAAAAVLAAAALIFAAMYTGIFKAKPPAASPPTEWSAGGISAEISTGDQPVKALQTGQMTVMLHGLDGRPLEHAELILSIDMLEMKHRLKPVPMAEIAPGEYTADFVPVMNGKWSADVKITYNGETQEAAHPFTVFR
- a CDS encoding ABC transporter substrate-binding protein, translating into MKQKQRGWLKQSAVLLLIAMLLVLSACGGNHNSNNGAAAGEASASPTAESNASAQPSSDPAQTAYPLTVKDATGTELTFDAAPQRVVTLLPSETEIVYAIGSGDEVAGVDAYSNYPPEAADKPKIGDMTTNIEAVAALNPDLVLASSTMNTDAVQKLRDLGLTVYASDPKTYDAVIDKIKVIGQIMNKQAEADQIAKHMQEVKQQVADKVKGAAPVKTYLEFSEGYTVGKGEFLDELLTIAGGQNTAGDQSGWFEVDAEKIIQENPAVIVYPALQDANPNPILEGIKKRAGWDAIDAVKNNRIVEVSDDPLVRVGPRLADGLLELAKAIHPELFS
- a CDS encoding sulfite exporter TauE/SafE family protein is translated as MLQQWALVVVTGLLSAPHCIGMCGGIVTSVNLNASLPARRTTLLYNSGRIFSYTLLGTLMGTIGSFVDVAGKLAGVQGLASIIGGVFLLLWIWRKIQLPFMTRISGRLHSRLAASGGLSARKESLHILATGVAFGFLPCGLTYAMQMNAAATGTALGGAATMALFGLATFPALALAGWMAVAANRRWRRVMRKAGTAAAIIVGLISILRGLEANGVIPSITPWLW
- a CDS encoding heavy metal translocating P-type ATPase, yielding MNQAETSSDFIVQGMSCTACAARIEKAVGKMGGVRSVAVSFPSRTAWVQYDPAAVHPGQIAKRIEQLGFTTAAPERAKESMEQEKRTLLLRLIVSALLTLPLLATMLQHWSWPGSISLPPLLANPWLQLLLATVIQFGIGLPFYFGAYHALRQRTANMDVLVAIGTSAAYLYSHYVVFQTVGSGTAAAQHTLPLYFETSAVVITAVLLGKYIEAAASEKTQQEATGFSKLHAREVEIERAGTMRTMRIDEVRAGDYAFVRPGETIPVDGIIVVGQSDVDESLLTGESLPQAKRPGDRVFAGTLNGGGRLRVRTEAASQHTMLHRISELVKQAQRSKSAIQRQVDVAAGFFVPIMLFFSAITFALWMFIVEPGNWQRAFSCAIAVMLAACPCALGLATPISLVIASGVLSRKGIVVKEAGALERLSRLHTLVLDKTGTLTEGKPRVTAIYAERGGKTAVLRVAAAAEAGSAHPLAKAIRDEAAAAGLVAHAADKTVFTPGKGIEASFEGKPIGVGNVKLAAEKEWRITPPALAFARKREEEGETVIYVMEASGCIGVIAVADPVKPYARDTVLKLKEMGVEVWLATGDHAAPAAAAAEAAGIDGVYSGMLPEGKLELVRRLQHEGKRVGMAGDGWNDAPALAAADVGIAMGDGTDAALTAGHMTLLQPRLRAIPEALRISRLTIRNVRQNLTFAFFYNAIIIPFAACGLLQPWMAGTAMALSSVSVALNALRLKTGLLKDSGAL